A region of Culicoides brevitarsis isolate CSIRO-B50_1 chromosome 1, AGI_CSIRO_Cbre_v1, whole genome shotgun sequence DNA encodes the following proteins:
- the LOC134827627 gene encoding histone deacetylase complex subunit SAP130: MQDGGGDKNLNKFDLTTKVALTKDNKGGTTATLHPQFRTMQPMRVVTIPSSSTGGAQIIQTQLVPQVQTMIKQVDNRITVSRPVTPTSYLPRGPTTVTNIQAPRGSTPIRGSTPPSTVTNITQSFVRTTGSPRAPNSSATATLIPQGTTWMSSSGVQVQVPTQLIRANITQSPRPRVVTQAIPQNSSSNNSLTQQTSIQQSNQTVHGANVITAGNNQAFVATLALPPRQQGASLVYSQVSSTQPNQTFGQGQRLAVATSIGTQRQVRPLQRLPTSNLGMRVSTANLSIRQSVPVLATIPSAASTRTTTGTVTTNLAQIPARIIQPGGTAQVINARGVPANVMTLQPIIRFPNVKTQIPQQLTIAHVSKIATAAPATGSLGTSTSNSPATITVTNLQQGGNQGQGGNMSQNQQLTASIVQGAVLNSQGQLQTQKSPQIAHILSVNPQQQQHQIITSVQQQQQNSSQNSTITSCGKTIPLVTVSVANLPGNVIRGISTMSNRETPVAKVLPRQQIENSGQQNNQSGTSVFIHTTPPNLSGGQQISSQPSGTVASGLPSGTFISPATKFIYEHIPSTSSVSISSSTIIDSIFSLPKTTVSKATSTVVSTMNPIMTSQTSSSSSSGATESTSSSGGTVISSSISYTPQPGSFAVVPTSNRTTVGQIHVSTSNMSQGQGQIQTVPVRFNPQLLVDSSGNQTHSTQIIAVPNTIASSHVSNSNNNSQSTIQTISQLNNQSQGQIIQGLSSQSIMIPASVSKVESPRPNVSSSSSSILRKRDSEGSPIRHSGKNLTAIPVSASSAGSMSTQSAQQMAKQQQQQVQQIQQQLQHLSSQQQDDRPMSPHSRPPSTDGSTTVSATSSPNIDQQEQEEMANLMYGNHMNDLFGGPSGRSSMHSGVPHQNSTESSSNGQIDPSPRKKPRKSNENINTSNMYMMQNSNNKLINNNAIKQSNEMTVKKPQSVSLLQCYKQTWKAANNHFQRYSDVRPRDERRPSVMDLANQAHVLQKVNGWKIYHLSSQVEELCELESQVYDKLASQLESMEAHNSSPDVDRVSELLKGNMQREKIIIDGINDARTQLMKVFDHKSPVADIIHRCASKRNFKKREKP, encoded by the exons ATGCAGGACGGTGGCGGCGACAAAAATCTCAACAAGTTCGATTTGACGACAAAAGTCGCGTTAACGAAGGACAACAAAGGCGGTACCACGGCAACATTACATCCGCAATTCCGTACGATGCAACCGATGCGAGTTGTTACGATCCCCTCGTCGTCGACTGGCGGCGCCCAAATTATCCAGACGCAATTAGTGCCTCAAGTGCAAACGATGATCAAGCAAGTGGACAATCGGATAACAGTTTCGCGTCCCGTAACGCCAACTTCGTATCTGCCACGGGGACCCACAACGGTGACAAATATCCAAGCGCCGCGTGGCTCGACGCCAATTCGAGGCTCAACTCCGCCCTCAACCGTCACAAATATCACGCAATCTTTCGTACGCACAACTGGATCGCCCCGCGCCCCAAATTCATCGGCAACGGCGACGCTAATTCCGCAAGGAACCACCTGGATGTCCAGCAGTGGGGTTCAAGTACAAGTCCCAACGCAACTAATTCGCGCTAATATCACGCAATCGCCGCGCCCGCGTGTCGTGACACAAGCGATACCGcaaaacagcagcagcaacaactcGTTGACGCAACAAACGAGCATCCAGCAAAGTAATCAGACGGTGCACGGAGCAAATGTCATCACGGCGGGCAATAATCAGGCATTTGTAGCAACTTTGGCATTGCCGCCACGTCAACAAGGCGCTTCTTTGGTCTACAGCCAAGTTTCGAGCACCCAACCGAATCAAACTTTTGGACAGGGACAACGTTTGGCTGTTGCTACGAGTATCGGGACTCAACGACAAGTCCGCCCCTTGCAGCGATTACCGACAAGCAACTTGGGAATGCGTGTCAGCACCGCAAATTTGTCGATCCGACAAAGCGTTCCAGTTCTCGCGACAATACCTAGTGCCGCATCAACTCGAACGACAACGGGAACAGTAACAACTAACTTGGCGCAGATCCCTGCCCGCATAATTCAACCTGGCGGCACAGCTCAAGTCATCAATGCACGTGGCGTTCCCGCAAATGTCATGACTTTGCAGCCAATCATCAGATTTCCGAACGTAAAAACGCAAATTCCGCAACAATTGACGATCGCCCATGTGAGTAAAATTGCGACAGCTGCTCCCGCCACCGGATCTTTGGGCACGAGCACCAGTAATTCGCCCGCCACAATTACCGTGACGAATTTGCAGCAAGGCGGCAATCAAGGACAAGGCGGAAACATGAGTCAAAATCAACAGTTGACGGCTTCCATTGTGCAAGGCGCCGTTTTGAACAGTCAAGGACAGCTGCAAACGCAAAAAAGTCCCCAAATTGCGCATATTTTGAGTGTCAAtccgcaacaacaacaacatcaaatAATCACGAGTGtgcaacagcagcaacaaaatTCGTCGCAAAACAGCACAATTACGTCGTGTGGCAAGACGATCCCCTTGGTGACGGTTTCCGTAGCGAATTTGCCGGGAAATGTCATTCGCGGTATATCGACAATGTCGAATCGCGAGACTCCGGTGGCGAAAGTGTTGCCACGACAACAAATTGAGAACAGTGGGCAACAAAATAATCAGAGTGGGACCTCGGTGTTTATTCATACAACGCCGCCGAACCTAAGTGGCGGGCAGCAAATTTCATCGCAGCCATCGGGAACAGTGGCAAGTGGATTGCCAAGTGGTACTTTTATCTCGCCCGCTACGAAATTCATCTATGAACACATCCCGAGTACGTCTTCTGTGAGTATTTCGTCGTCCACGATCATTGATTCGATTTTTTCGTTGCCCAAAACGACAGTTAGCAAAGCAACGAGTACTGTTGTGTCGACCATGAATCCGATAATGACGAGTCAAACATCGTCCTCGTCGTCAAGTGGTGCGACAGAAAGCACTAGTAGCTCAGGAGGCACCGTTATTTCGTCAAGTATTTCGTACACGCCGCAACCGGGATCATTTGCTGTCGTTCCCACAAGTAATCGAACGACCGTCGGACAAATTCACGTCTCCACCTCGAACATGAGCCAAGGGCAGGGACAAATTCAAACGGTTCCGGTGCGTTTCAACCCCCAGCTGCTCGTCGATAGTTCCGGCAATCAAACGCACAGCACGCAAATCATCGCTGTTCCCAATACCATCGCATCGAGTCACGTCtcgaacagcaacaacaactcgCAAAGCACCATTCAAACGATCTCGCAGCTCAACAATCAAAGTCAAGGTCAAATTATTCAGGGACTTTCGTCGCAATCCATCATGATTCCGGCATCCGTGAGCAAAGTAGAGTCACCGCGTCCGAATGTGTCGTCGAGCTCCTCGAGCATTTTGCGGAAACGCGATAGCGAGGGGTCACCCATCAGACATTCGGGTAAAAATTTGACGGCAATTCCGGTGTCGGCATCAAGTGCTGGCTCCATGTCGACGCAATCGGCGCAACAAATGGccaaacagcagcagcaacaagtgCAACAAATTCAACAGCAATTGCAACATTTGTCGTCGCAGCAACAAGATGACCGTCCAATGTCGCCGCATTCACGCCCACCGAGCACCGATGGCTCCACGACTGTCAGTGCCACGTCTAGTCCGAATATCGATCAGCAGGAGCAAGAAGAGATGGCGAATCTCATGTATGGCAATCACATGAATGATCTTTTTGGGGGACCGTCGGGCAGATCGAGCATGCATAGCGGCGTGCCACATCAAAATTCCACGGAAAGTAGCAGCAATGGACAGATTGATCCATCGCCAAGGAAGAAACCGAGGAAATC aaatgaaaatattaacacTTCCAATATGTACATGATGCAAAATTCGAACAATAAATTGATCAACAACAATGCCATCAAACAAAGTAACGAAATGACAGTGAAAAAGCCACAATCTGTCAGCCTTTTACAG tgctaTAAACAAACGTGGAAGGCCGCCAACAACCATTTCCAACGTTACTCTGACGTGAGACCGCGTGACGAACGAAGACCCTCCGTCATGGATTTGGCAAATCAAGCACATGTCCTTCAAAAAGTGAATGGCTGGAAAATTTATCATCTCAGCTCGCAAGTTGAGGAAttg tgtgAACTGGAATCTCAAGTGTACGACAAATTGGCTTCCCAACTCGAATCGATGGAAGCTCATAATTCAAGTCCCGATGTCGATCGTGTTAGCGAATtattaaag ggcAACATGCAACgcgaaaaaatcatcatcgatGGAATTAATGACGCGCGCACACAACTGATGAAAGTTTTTGATCACAAATCGCCTGTCGCCGATATCATTCATCGATGTGCGTCAAAGCGGAACTTTAAGAAGCGAGAAAAGCCATAA
- the LOC134827630 gene encoding microtubule-associated protein futsch: protein MENTENASQNATQKQVPQQQMPAGVSNAETSVKKLIPLKGLKKINPALLKNVKDAMISAVAKSKIVNSDAKTTTTSKTQEIVHQKPPKKDVKVKILSVENPQLNVKDLFPNLTLPEAPKVQNSEGTASKSEMAKVSKPIRSGASDAVKLALAKKLANKKLVAAAIKNKSTRNVKPPPKDPPVVVEPSSDMEIDQTITSVMDVPSTSGHIVYATESLTPLTPSKIDISSLPVIIDDGTLAPLIVVPPAENFQQQNFVVSTPSSVKRKISFSNESDSEVILKSPAKNREVSVAIKQPGVVQLDPPVKFHQKIASPVKIEKKSEAIDLGEYTVHRGGNPTIRSPSSNIRVPFEIHGDTKRRICLTKITTSDPQLKQNVLQGCRKLVKSTSTPFVKIKDERDSDDELHGFTSAEIEASKRMMESRLGYLKRNSEGSSEKNKSTEEPKVKPKVVANIKSMLKNSSLQEKLKQAVEANRKNMVELTKEPDKVTEKSQKKTKQTEIKNWLVKKATEVQKSEEKSIKEALTPVKIVSNKSSPKVIPVVNSSIEEAKVIKRPIERSRKQSEVCESPLKSSTEDIKISNKSVERSRKGLKTDESPLRVEKSFSEELKAIDETVGRSRKHSETLGSPRKRENSVSEEIKVSQKHVERIRTPSKSTESPSKSQNLVPESVERSRKSSKTSESPSKCEKLSNEISSRSRKNSEKIDESSKSRKKSISEVISEAKSDKSPLKSPEKVTNEVQIDSTPQSPNVKSSLLDIREKLSQSLGSISSASSSNPEISSILELLKQDSLLNDFVKFAKEKMVKTGSSEVENVESSEKEKSKIDQNIASPSKNQKKSHENVKRTKSVSEEIKSPVHEKLKSPEKVQEKPKEIESDDDSRGFDDNFCSRPESPVDRTEETKVDKVDLPSSKKTDDNEAKKSKEISHVTSPIKVPTPVEPEIKSPKKGLVENIVLESQKSEETSTKTVIGSQRSLSINRNSLPKTLKPKKKFTPLIPKARMKGILSKTVNKDAKVAESDKEPVKTSEILNPEIEDLSENSILVENSTENPSIEEGKKSSEENKELKAHETSEKSVSQRRRSSLKSPTKEAEVVCDEKRRKSSTSEQKILLEKPKSDLKSSETPKKQQTKELLEDKILENGTNLPETVVDEPKNDQKLEDLNSKRHKSKSTDPIKELSSKNSTENEPETSPVVPERRKSRLLTLPEANISSNVTDFDSSMAEFMAENVVTEKKMPEKELKIVDEPPVVEQIEPEKSKEVIEIDLPKEIPSEKPELTEKLEETAQNEEVETPKIPETPVSKRRGRPKKSTPMETSTPKAGKSSEPEFPVEFGLLRRKAATQADQKRRSKSSNEIPSTPLPSEPEIKEESTPTDTPKSRRGRKRKNESTPKTIPAEENNSDDDDEEPLSALSKGKRKIDTSTPAPAPKKHKADTDYTCSACNQFIERKKWLKHLIQHNGLAWRIELDPPIDIENENVKLNTMIRFQKERRIPVLTCEKCGEQKKSALGLIGHLKKCGLAPEELDKVKIKCEHCGSLCMSYSMPIHLRNHCRVLKEREAEERQKMLAETAPVVNEEPEFNDSGRVKRRAVKKAEALLKGESNLDFNPDQFIIGKKKHKINVRTINKWQKILEEGDLIGCYHNADCQVKSKSIEEATQHQETCEFANLIYCAACCFRSNSRNEVFEHVKANHGPGDERKFFEDEDSDAYEAKSDNAESESDISEGEDESDIDTPTENDGSDVENTRKANKRRRIEDQRHLARSNDVGMNPKYQMLRYMTFKELSQFKSAADLLIEFYKENYSLDGLYPELKPKQIKILAAKEKIAYEPIIRSSMKYFIQTASKYSPDPIAIKVENDQWKSLSLYESSTTDSSILFVGGSVTSMQWLPFPDSYNGPQILVVTSKRDPNSFMSYAKAAPETSFIQLWSFEKSSRTKTNAKIGENVSHLYSIAIDDGPIWDLKVCPSGGYVENERLGLISCTSISGKVFLYALPSLENIKNGKSDGTMIKLEPNLILDSGITAENVFGCKIAWSRQKNHSLLAAGFSNGVIAMWKLDTNSSLLRRKSSNGLILSPIQTFVAHQEAVTCLCFHHSSNGDYLLSGSQDRRLKVFQLNNDTEPLEIFILKCPSRVSCADWPVNWIAFFYGSDSEFSYQRSELKLKNPNELGPLLDYGSMCNISSTITDVAVNEWNDVIYYGSVAGEVLGCYRPNYLLTTGTEKTIERYVYSFTQLCPISKSTEQGIVFSDLSNKSSIVEKKTVCQNTRKEDISRLPCEKVSKIIINPNKSYSKYYAVGYESGFVRIKKNSADDK, encoded by the exons ATGGAAAACACGGAAAATGCGTCCCAAAATGCGACGCAAAAGCAAGTGCCACAACAACAAATGCCAGCAGGAGTGAGTAATGCAGAAACATCGGTCAAGAAGTTGATCCCGTTAAAAGGACTAAAGAAAATTAACCCGGCACtcttgaaaaatgtcaaagatgCGATGATTAGTGCAGTTGCCAAGTCCAAAA TTGTGAATAGTGatgcaaaaacaacaacaacgtcaaAAACGCAAGAAATTGTTCATCAAAAACCACCGAAAAAGGAtgtgaaagtgaaaattttgagtgtTGAGAATCCGCAGTTGAACGTAAAAGATCTTTTTCCGAATTTGACGTTGCCTGAAGctccaaaagttcaaaattcagAAGGAACTGCGTCAAAAAGTGAAATGGCGAAGGTTTCAAAGCCAATTCGCAGTGGAGCTAGTGATGCCGTCAAATTAGCGCTCGCTAAAAAACTTGCCAATAAGAAGCTCGTAGCAGCTGCCATCAAAAATAAGTCTACGAGAAACGTCAAACCACCACCAAAAGATCCTCCAGTAGTCGTTGAGCCGTCTAGCGATATGGAAATTGATCAAACGATAACTTCTGTGATGGACGTGCCAAGTACGTCGGGTCATATTGTGTATGCCACCGAATCTTTGACACCATTAACGCCTTCGAAAATCGATATTAGCTCGCTTCCCGTGATAATTGACGATGGAACTCTTGCCCCATTGATCGTCGTGCCGCCCGCAGAGAATTTTCAGCAGCAGAATTTCGTTGTTTCGACGCCATCCAGCGTCAAACGCAAAATTTCCTTCAGCAATGAGTCAGATTCGGAAGTCATTTTGAAATCGCCTGCTAAAAATCGTGAAGTTTCGGTGGCAATTAAACAACCAGGTGTTGTACAATTAGATCCTCCagtcaaatttcatcaaaaaattgcgtCACCagtaaaaatcgagaaaaaatccGAAGCTATCGATCTTGGCGAGTACACGGTCCATCGTGGTGGTAATCCCACAATTCGATCACCTTCATCGAATATTCGAGTTCCCTTTGAAATCCATGGAGACACGAAGCGGAGAAtttgtttgacaaaaattacgaCTTCTGATCCGCAACTCAAGCAAAATGTGCTGCAGGGATGTCGAAAACTCGTAAAATCCACATCAACTCCCTTCGTGAAGATCAAAGATGAACGAGACTCGGACGATGAATTGCATGGATTCACGTCGGCGGAGATCGAGGCATCGAAACGCATGATGGAAAGTCGTTTGGGGTATCTTAAACGCAATTCGGAGGGATCttcagagaaaaataaatccacGGAAGAACCAAAAGTGAAACCAAAAGTTGTGGCAAACATCAAATCTATGCTAAAAAACTCTTCGCTGCAGGAAAAATTGAAGCAAGCAGTGGAGGCAAATAGGAAAAATATGGTGGAGCTTACGAAGGAACCTGACAAAGTCACtgaaaagtcacaaaaaaagacgaaacagacggaaattaaaaattggttgGTGAAAAAAGCTACAGAAGTGCAAAAATCTGAAGAAAAGTCTATAAAAGAGGCTTTAACTCCAGtgaaa atCGTTTCAAATAAAAGTTCACCAAAAGTCATCCCAGTCGTGAATTCCAGTATAGAAGAGGCGAAAGTCATCAAGAGACCCATTGAACGTTCAAGAAAGCAATCAGAAGTTTGTGAGAGTCCGTTAAAATCTTCTACagaagatataaaaatttcaaataaatccgTTGAACGATCAAGAAAAGGCTTAAAAACTGATGAAAGTCCGTTAAGAGTAGAAAAATCGTTTTCAGAAGAGCTCAAAGCCATTGACGAAACAGTTGGACGTTCAAGAAAACATTCAGAAACCCTTGGAAGTCCTCGAAAACGAGAAAATTCTGTTTCAGAAGAAATTAAAGTGAGTCAAAAGCATGTTGAACGTATACGAACACCATCAAAATCTACTGAAAGTccttcaaaaagtcaaaatttagttCCTGAATCCGTTGAACGTTCTAGAAAATCCTCAAAAACCAGTGAAAGTCCGtcgaaatgtgaaaaattatcaaatgaaaTATCAAGTAGGTCGcgaaaaaatagtgaaaaaatcgatgaaagttcaaaaagtaggaaaaaatcaatttctgaGGTGATTTCAGAGGCAAAAAGTGATAAGAGTCCATTAAAATCACCAGAAAAAGTGACAAATGAGGTTCAAATTGACTCCACGCCACAATCGCCGAACGTTAAATCATCTCTGCTGGATATTCGCGAGAAATTATCACAATCTCTCGGTTCAATATCGAGTGCAAGTTCATCAAATCCCGAAATTAGCTCAATTTTGGAACTGCTGAAGCAAGATTcacttttaaatgattttgtaaaatttgctAAGGAGAAAATGGTGAAGACTGGATCTTCCGAAGTGGAAAATGTTGAAAGTagtgaaaaggaaaaatcaaaaattgatcaaaatattgctagtccttcaaaaaatcagaaaaaatcgcatgaaaatgttaaaagaacaaaaagtgtaagtgaagaaattaaaagtcccgttcacgaaaaattaaaaagtccaGAAAAAGTTCAAGAAAAGCCAAAAGAAATCGAGTCTGATGACGATTCTCGTGGATTTGACGATAATTTCTGTTCTAGACCAGAATCGCCTGTTGATAGAACGGAAGAAACAAAAGTCGATAAAGTAGATTTGCCAAGTTCAAAGAAGACTGACGacaatgaagcaaaaaaatcaaaggaaatttCACATGTGACATCTCCAATCAAAGTTCCTACACCTGTTGAACCGGAAATTAAGTCTCCGAAAAAGGGTTTGGTAGAAAATATTGTTTTGGAGTCACAAAAATCTGAAGaaacatcaacaaaaacaGTTATCGGCTCACAACGAAGTCTTTCAATAAACAGAAATAGCTTGCCAAAAACACTGAAACCAAAGAAAAAGTTCACTCCTTTGATCCCAAAGGCGAGAATGAAGGGAATTTTGTCTAAAACAGTCAATAAAGATGCAAAAGTAGCAGAAAGTGATAAAGAACCTGTAAAAACTTCGGAAATTTTAAATCCAGAAATCGAAGATTTATCagaaaactcgattttagtAGAAAATTCCACAGAAAATCCTTCGATAGAAGAAGGTAAAAAGTCTTCTGAAGAAAATAAAGAGCTAAAAGCTCATGAAACATCAGAAAAATCCGTATCGCAAAGACGTCGATCGAGTTTAAAATCACCAACGAAGGAAGCTGAAGTAGtttgtgatgaaaaaagaagaaaatctaGCACTtcagagcaaaaaattttgctagAAAAACCTAAAAGTGACTTAAAAAGTTCTGAAACACCaaagaaacaacaaacaaaagaacTTTTAGAAGACAAAATCCTAGAAAATGGCACAAATTTACCAGAAACTGTCGTTGATGAGccgaaaaatgatcaaaaacttGAAGATTTAAACTCAAAACGACACAAAAGTAAAAGTACCGACCCAATAAAAGAactttcatcgaaaaattcaaCTGAAAATGAACCAGAAACCAGTCCAGTTGTTCCTGAACGTCGAAAAAGTCGACTTTTAACGCTACCCGAAGCAAATATTTCGAGCAATGTGACTGATTTTGACTCCTCCATGGCTGAGTTTATGGCAGAAAATGTTGTTACTGAAAAGAAAATGCctgaaaaagaattaaaaattgttgatgaaCCTCCAGTGGTTGAACAAATCGAAccagaaaaatcaaaagaagtGATTGAAATCGATTTACCAAAAGAAATCCCTTCAGAAAAACCTGAATTAACTGAAAAACTCGAAGAAACAGCTCAAAACGAAGAAGTTGAAACACCAAAAATACCGGAAACTCCTGTGTCGAAAAGAAGAGGTCgtccaaaaaaatcaactccGATGGAAACTTCAACTCCAAAGGCAGGAAAGTCCTCTGAACCTGAATTTCCTGTTGAATTTGGACTTTTGCGACGCAAAGCAGCGACTCAAGCCGATCAAAAACGACGATCTAAGTCGAGTAATGAGATTCCGTCTACTCCTTTGCCTTCTGAACCCGAAATTAAAGAAGAATCGACGCCAACAGACACGCCAAAGTCACGTCGAGgcagaaaacgaaaaaatgaatcaaCTCCAAAAACGATTCCTGCCGAGGAAAACAATtctgatgacgacgacgaagaaccTCTGAGTGCCTTGTCGAaaggaaaacgaaaaattgacaCTTCCACTCCAGCTCCTGCCCCAAAAAAGCACAAAGCTGACACGGATTACACTTGTAGCGCATGCAACCAATTCATAGAACGGAAAAAGTGGCTTAAGCACTTAATTCAACACAACGGACTTGCATGGCGCATCGAACTGGATCCCCCGATTgacattgaaaatgaaaatgtcaAGTTGAATACGATGATCCGCTTCCAAAAAGAACGAAGAATTCCCGTTTTAACGTGCGAAAAATGTGGCGAACAGAAGAAATCAGCACTCGGTTTGATTGGCCACCTGAAAAAATGTGGATTGGCACCGGAGGAACTCGACAAAGTAAAGATCAAGTGTGAGCATTGCGGTAGTTTATGCATGTCCTATAGCATGCCGATCCATTTGAGGAATCATTGTCGCGTTTTGAAGGAACGAGAAGCTGAGgaaaggcaaaaaatgttGGCAGAAACTGCTCCGGTGGTGAATGAAGAGCCAGAATTTAATGATTCGGGAAGAGTTAAACGACGAGCGGTCAAAAA agCTGAGGCATTACTTAAAGGCGAAAGTAATTTAGATTTCAATCCTGatcag ttcataatcggaaagaaaaaacacaaaatcaaCGTCCGCACGATCaacaaatggcaaaaaatccTAGAAGAAGGTGATTTAATTGGTTGTTACCACAACGCCGATTGTCAAGTCAAAAGCAAATCTATCGAGGAAGCGACTCAACACCAAGAGACTTGCGAATTtgccaatttaatttattgcgcCGCTTGTTGCTTCCGTTCCAACAGCCGAAATGAAGTTTTTGAACATGTCAAAGCGAATCACGGTCCCGGCGATGAACGAAAATTCTTCGAAGACGAGGACTCGGACGCATACGAGGCAAAATCTGACAATGCTGAGAGTGAAAGTGACATTTCCGAAGGCGAAGATGAATCTGATATCGATACGCCGACGGAAAATGACGGCTCGGACGTggaaaatacgagaaaagCAAATAAACGTCGTCGAATCGAAGATCAAAGACATTTGGCGAGAAGTAATGATGTTGGGATGAACCCGAAATATCAAATGTTGCGTTACATGACGTTTAAAGAGTTGTCACAGTTTAAGTCAGCAGCTGATTTGTTGATagaatt CTACAAAGAAAATTACTCACTTGACGGTTTGTATCCAGAATTGAAGCcgaagcaaataaaaattttagcagcaaaggaaaaaatcgCTTATGAGCCTATAATTCGTTCAtcaatgaaatatttcattcaaacaGCTTCCAAATACAGTCCGGATCCCATTgcaataaaagttgaaaacgaTCAATGGAAAAGTTTGTCACTTTATGAATCTTCTACAACAG ACTCGTCAATTCTGTTTGTCGGTGGTTCGGTGACATCAATGCAGTGGCTTCCGTTCCCCGATTCCTACAACGGACCTCAAATACTAGTCGTTACCAGCAAAAGGGACCCAAATAGTTTCATGAGTTACGCAAAAGCTGCTCCCGAAACGTCTTTTATTCAACTTTGGTCCTTTGAAAAATCATCTCGGACAAAGACAAATGCCAAAATAGGCGAAAATGTGTCGCATTTGTACTCAATCGCTATTGATGATGGTCCAATTTGGGATTTAAAAGTCTGTCCGAGTGGCGGTTACGTCGAAAATGAACGTTTAGGATTAATTTCCTGCACAAGTATTTctggaaaagtttttctttatgCCCTGCCGTCGCtggaaaacattaaaaacggAAAATCTGACGGAACGATGATTAAATTAGAGCCTAATTTAATTCTAGATTCCGGAATTACagctgaaaatgtttttggatGCAAAATTGCATGGAGTCGTCAGAAAAATCATTCGTTACTTGCTGCTGGATTCTCGAATGGAGTGATCGCTATGTGGAAATTAGACACAAATTCGTCTCTTCTTCGAAGAAAATCATCAAACGGATTAATTTTGTCTCCAATTCAGACATTTGTGGCACATCAGGAAGCCGTTACTTGTCTCTGCTTCCATCATTCGTCAAATGGGGACTATTTACTGAGTGGAAGTCAAGATCGTCGTTTAAAAGTGTTCCAATTGAATAACGACACGGAGCCATTGGAAATTTTCATTCTCAAATGTCCGAGTCGTGTTTCATGCGCTGATTGGCCCGTTAATTGGATCGCTTTCTTCTACGGAAGTGACAGTGAATTTTCCTATCAACGCAGCGAACTTAAGCTCAAAAACCCGAATGAGCTTGGACCGTTATTGGATTACGGTTCAATGTGCAATATCTCAAGTACAATCACGGATGTCGCGGTAAATGAGTGGAATGACGTCATTTATTACGGATCGGTAGCTGGCGAAGTGCTTGGATGTTATCGCCCGAATTATCTTCTCACTACTGGAACGGAAAAAACTATCGAAAGAtat gTCTACAGTTTCACCCAACTTTGTCCCATCTCAAAATCAACTGAACAAGGAATCGTTTTTTCCGACTTGAGTAac AAATCATCAATTGTCGAAAAGAAAACCGTTTGTCAAAACACTCGCAAGGAAGATATTTCCCGGTTGCCGTGTGAAAAAGTCAGCAAAATCATAATTAACCCGAATAAGTCATATTCTAAATATTACGCTGTTGGTTACGAGTCCGGATTCGTGCGAATCAAGAAAAACTCGGCAGACGACAAATAA